The genomic region AGACACTACCATCAAGACCGattgttataaaaaaataaacaaaagaatgGAAAATCCCAGTTTTACGTGCTAATGACCAGCTACATCCGCCACTACACTTTACTATAGAATCGAGTGAAAAGAATGTCCCTCCTCTTAGATATAACAGTGGAAAAAAAGTGAGACATGTATTTCAACCAACTGCGGACACCCACAATAACCTCCATCCTATTCATGCTACCCTTTACAAACGAGTGGTCCGGGAAATATGCTCTATCTCGGACAACTGTACAATCGTCACTGAATCCGCTTATAGAGTTTGTTGTGACACTGATTACCGAGATATGGTTCAAGTGGTCAGGGTAAACCTGCCacttatacacaacattaaaTTTGAGAAACCCCGGAATGATAAGTATTCTAAAATAACGCGCAACGCAAATGCTCCGAACAAAGGCTATATATTCACAGATTGAGTGCAGAACATCCGGGATTAGCCAAATGGGAAATGAGCTTACTAAAGAGCATGTACGAGTTCATCACCAACAAATCTGATGCCAAGTATTTAAGGGTACCTTAACATGCATGGATTGGATGTATCATGACGTATCTGCATAGAACgtgcagttatctccctttcattATGTTTATTGTACCCGGAGAAGGGCCAGAGCTAATGAATTACcgcaaataaaaaaaacgtgAATTACTGGTGATGTAGATCTcgatattgatatattgttataacatctCGGATATTTAACATGAAACAGTTACCATCCTCTATACGCATGACATAAAGCTTCTGTATCGGAGGCCACTAATGACGAAATGTATCTCTGTGATTAAAATGAGATATTGATGATTATATAAGACATATTTTTGTAGGTCGATGGCCGAAACACAACGTTAAGACCCGGATCTGTTATTGTCGTCATATATGTTTTGTCACGACATTAATTCAGCTAATTACTGTTGTTCGATTTAAGCTGGTGATAATCATGTGTCCGGATAGAGGTGTCACTCTGCACGCTAAGGTCACGATCTGTCCGCTTCGTTAACCGCGAAAATACGTCAGATGAAATAAGCTAAATGACGAAGCAATTAAAACCATCCAAAGGTAAAAGACGAACTCCTGCCAAAGCTTAATGACGAAAATCCGCCAAAGTTGAATAGCGAAATGACGACTAAGCGTAGGAACAAGGTAAATACATAGCTATTGGAAGTAGGGAAGTTACCAACAGGAAGTTAAAATCACGTTAATCCTCCGAGTACTCCGTGTCACGTTATTAGTACCAAGATTCAAGATTCATTTATTTCTCATCCATCTTAATGGTACAGAGACAATACATTAACAtactattatatacatatatttgtgtgttcAGAACAGCATACTGTATTGTAGTTTTCGATTtacacaggaaaacagactttatcattaatacatttaataaaCTTACATAAATGTCTGAGCTTACTTATAACGTGAACAGTTCATAACAgaagaatatttcaaaatattaactcTTTCATTGTAGTATTTACAAAGCAAAGTTCTtctttgtatataatattctgGACATTCTAAAATACAATGAAACTCATCACCAGTTTACTTACTTCtaatttacatttaatacaGTATATGGTTTACTCCTTTCAATTTGGAACAATTCGTTTTGGTGATGCTACATTGACTAATCCAAATGCCCACAAAAGAATTCGTGTGAATGAGCTTATAAGGAAAGGGACGGTTTTTAGGGCTGTGCTATCAGGGTTAATAGTGTTAGAAATCTAGAAGGGATATGGAATGTTTATTGTGTAGATACGTGACAAGGGTGGATAGATAAGTGACCAGAGTGGATAGATAAGTGACCAGAGTGGATAGATAAGTGACCAGAGTGGATAGATAAGTGACCAGAGTGGATAGATAAGTGACCAGAGTGGATAGATAAGTGACCAGAGTGGATAGATACGTGACCAGAGTGGATATATAAGTGACCAGAGTGGATAGATACGTGACCAGAGTGGATAGATAAGTGACCAGAGTGGAGAAATAAGTGACCAGAGTGGATAGATACGTGACCAGAGTGGATAGATAAGTGACCAGAGTAGTTAAATAAGTGACCAGAGTGTATAGATACGTGACCAGAATGGATAAATACGTGACCAGAGTGTATAGATACGTGACCAGAGTGGATAGATACGTGACCAGAGTGTATAGATACGTGACCAGAGTGGATAGATAAGTGACCAGAGTGGATAGATACGTGACCAGAGTGGATAGACACGTGACCAGAGTGTATAGATACGTGACCAGAGTGGATAGATAAGTGACCAGAGTGGATAGATACGTGACCAGAGTGGATAAATAAGTGACCAGAGTGGATAAATAGGTGACCAGAGTGGATAGTTACGTGACCAGAGTGGATAGATATGTGACTGGAGTGGATAGATACGTGACCAGAGTGGATAGATACGTGACCAGAGTGTATAGATACGTGACCAGAGTGTATAGATACGTGACCAGAGTGGATAGACACGTGACCAGAGTGTATAGATACGTGACCAGAGTGGATAGATAAGTGACCAGAGTGGATAGATAAGTGACCAGAGTGGATAGATACGTGACCAGAGTGGATAGATACGTGACCAGAGTGTATAGATACGTGTACGTGACCAGAGTGTATAGATAAGTGACCAGAGTGGATAGATAAGTGACCAGAGTGGATAGATACGTGACCAGAGCGTATAGATACGTGACCAGAGTGTATAGATACGTGACCAGAGTGGATAGATAAGTGACCAGAGTGGATAGATACGTGACCAGAGTGGATAGACACGTGACCAGAGTGTATAGATACGTGACCAGAGTATATAGATAAGTGACCAGAGTGTATAGATAAGTGACCAGAGTGTATAGATACGTGACCAGAGTGTATAGATACGTGACCAGAGTGGATAGATACGTGACCAGAGTGGATAGACACGTGACCAGAGTGTATAGATACGTGACCAGAGTGGATAGTACGTGACCAGAGTGTATAGATACGTGACTGGGGTGGATAGATACGTGACCAGAGTGGATAGTTACGTGACCAGAGTGGATAGATATGTGACTGGGGTGGATAGATACGTGACCAGAGTGGATAGTTACGTGACCAGagtgtatagatatgtgacTGGAGTGGATAGATACGTGACCAGAGTGGATAGATACGTGACCAGAGTGTATAGATACGTGACCAGAGTGTATAGATACGTGACCAGAGTGGATAGATACCTGACCAGAGTGGATAGACACGTGACCAGAGTGTATAGATACGTGACCAGAGTGGATAGATAAGTGACCAGAGTGGATAAATAAGTGACCAGAGTGTATAAAAAGGTGACCAGAGTGGATAGTTACGTGACCAGAGAGGATAGATATGTGACCAGAGTGTATAGATACGTGACCAGAGTGGATAGATACGTGACCAGAGTGGATAGATACGTGACCAGAGTGGATAGATACGTGACCAGAGTGGATAGACACGTGACCAGAGTGTATAGATACGTGACCAGAGTGTATAGATACGTGACCAGAGTGTATAGATACGTGACCAGAGTGGATAGATACGTGACCAGAGTGGATAGACACGTGACCAGAGTGTATAGATACGTGACCAGAGTGTATAGATACGTGACCAGAGTGGATAGATACGTGACCAGAGTGGATAGATACGTGACCAGAGTGTATAGATACGTGACCAGAGTGTATAGATACGTGACCAGACTGGATAGATACGTGACCAGAGTGGATAGACACGTGACCAGAGTGTATAGATACGTCACCAGAGTGTATAGATACGTGACCAGAGTGGATAGTTACGTGACCAGAGTGTATAGATACGTGACCAGAGTGGATAGTTACGTGACCAGAGTAGATAGATACGTGACCTGAGTGGACAGATACGTGACCGGAGTGGATTATCTCTAGATTCCCGGATGCATCAGTATGGGATGGTATGATTATAACGTTGTATGTCACCAGGTGCCCGAGGTGATGTCTGGGAAGATTACAGCTGTGACACGGTGGCACCATTGACTATTTCcctcaatatcaatatttaagaaaatccaAGCAGTTCGTTTGTCCTTCAGAACGTTGAAAGTAAACGTTCTATTTCTTATGTGCTTTCCCGTAAATTAAAAGAACACAACCTTTTAACATTGGTACATTTTGAGTAAACACTCTAATCATGTCAGCGAAGCGGTTGTCCGCACAAAAACTGATCTGTGCTATGTAAACAATTCGAAATAgacatatcaataaaatatactgATAATATCAACAGATAGATAACAGATATATTGCAAAAATAATTCAACGATTGTATTAAGTATCTGAAGCAAAAGCCTGTGGATTACCGCGTCTAGTGGACGGCCTGAATGACATACTATATTGACGAGACAAAGTTGGACATAACCGCTGTATGATGTCTTTAGCATCATTTACGAGACAGAGTTGGACgtaacagctgtgtgatgtcttAAGCATCATTGACGAGACAAAGTTGGACATAACCGCTGTATGATGTCTTAAGCATCATTTACGAGACAGAGTtggacgtaacagctgtatgatgtcttaAACATCATTGATGAGCCGAATtaggacgtaacagctgtatgatgtcttaAGCATCATTGACGAGACAAAGTtggacgtaacagctgtatgatgtctcaaACATCATTGATGAGCCGAATTAGGACGTAACAATTGTATAACGTCCCTAGCCTCATTGAAGGGCTAAAGTAGGACGTATGCATTCATGGACGAGCCGAGGAAGGACGTAGGTATACGTTGATATCCCTGCCAACACTGACGAGCTAAAGTAGGACGTACCAATTATATGATGTATCTAGCATCATTTACGAGCCGAAGAAGGACgtaatagctgtatgatgtccctagcatcattgCTCATCGGAAGAAGGGCGTAACAGCTGCATGAGGTATTTTATTTGCTTTTGGGAGTCTACTATGCCTTGTTTTCGGACAATCCtttgaaaacattgaaaaaaatcaagCACGATAAATGTCGTTAAAGTATGTGCTTTCTGTTGAGTTGAAAAAATTATGTTGTAAATTGAAGTGAAAGCTAAAACGCATTTGAGAAAACTGGGTTGTAACTATGAAACCAAAATGTACACTGGTGTCCCCAAAAAGAATAAACTGTAATTCTGGCTAAAACTCGataaaacgagggcaaaatatgattaaatataaaGATTTGCGTGTAAACCATTGAACAAGACCACtaaataagaccaggtgttccagatGGGAAAACGTCCTCTGCTTCATCGACtacaccagccatacaaatctaggtcaaatccggatTAATTAACAAGTGAGAAGTAGGGGGTGGTGAAAACAGAATTTCTAGGCATACCACTAAGCAACTAATACGTATGACTTCATAACGCACAAGGAAACACAATATTTCCAAATCAGATCGTGATATTGACCATAAAACGTACACACCATAATCTTCATCAATCCGTACATTTCCGTCAGTAGTCCACATCTGCCGCGGAAAGTCATGATAAGACCTTGAATATTAAATCAACTGGGATATGTAAATACCGTAGGTAGGGGAAGAAGGGATATTAATTAGTATTGGGAAATTCACCATACAGCTGAGTTGTAAGCTGACCCTGTCGTTTACGTTGTAAgatcgacatggtcaataaaggttttgtcACATCTTCAATATAATCAGCCTAGTATGAAACCGAGCCAACATTGGGGCACAGTTTGTTTACATGGGTATTCCAATATGCTGTCGGAAGATCTggtcaccaaacacaacagagAGGTTGTTGATTAGCAATTCAATGAAATTCAGTCATTCTGACGATCTCTTCTTCGCTGTAGTTTCTATGAGCACTAGTCGTGTGTTGAACGAAATACTTTTCCGTATAGTTCATATAGCTATGcacttacattttgtataatgtcATTCACCTTCCTTGGAAAAGAAAGCTCTCGTCATTAGAGAACGAATGCGTTCATTAAGTTTGGAACCGAGAGTCGTAGTGCAAACGTTTTGTTGTTCAAGAGTAATCAAACGACCCTTGGAGTACTTCAAAATGTAGAAAACAACAATTCCACTTCAAGGGTAAACAGTATCCCTACAGGAAAACAATCCTGATTTAATAGTTGTAAGAATGGTAGCTAAAGTTTAAAAAAAGGTTTAGCGCGAATttggtgacgtcactataataactGCACAGTTTATCTGTAATGATAATGACAACAATCCGCGGGGAAGTCATTCGCGAGACTTAAATATCTGGTTAAACTGGGATTATATAGCTATCAAGAGAGACACGACGGTATAAAAGAAGGGCCGTAGTAGTCACAGTGCGGTGCTGTGATCAGTGCATTACTgcaatgtttgttttgtttttacgaCTTTAACTTCCTCGCAAGAGTTGAAATAAGATAAGaaagcacagaaagacagaaCAGTGAGGAGAGAAAgaacacagaaagacagagcagtgaggagagaaaggacacagaaagacagagcagtgaggagagaaaggacacagaaagacagagtaGCGAGAaaggacacagaaagacagagcagTGAGGAGAGAAAGAACACAGAAAGACAGTGCAGCGAGGAGAGAAAGAGCACAGAAAGACAGAACAGTGAGGAGAGAAAGAACACAGAAAGAGAGAACAGCGAGAGAAAgaacacagaaagacagagcagCGAGGAGAGAAAGAACACAGAAAGACAGATCAGTGAGGAGAGAAAcgacacagaaagacagagcagCGAGGGGAGAaaggacacagaaagacagagcaaTGAGGAGAGAAAgaacacagaaagacagagcagTGAGGGGAGAAAgaacacagaaagacagagcagTGATGAGAGAaaggacacagaaagacagagcagTGAGGAGAGAAAGAGCACAGAAAGACAGAACAGCGAGAGAAAgaacacagaaagacagagcagCGAGGAGAAAAAtaacacagaaagacagagcagTGAGGAGAGAAAgaacacagaaagacagagcagtgaggagagaaaggacacagaaagacagagcagTGAGGAGAGAAAGGATACAGAAAGACAGAGCAGGGAGGAGAGAAAgaacacagaaagacagagcaaTGAGGAGAGAAAgaacacagaaagacagagcagTGAGGGGAGAAAGGACACAGAAAGACAAAGCAATGAGGAGAGAAAGAACACATAAAGACAGAGTAGTGAGGGGAGAaaggacacagaaagacagagcagtgaggagagaaaggacacagaaagacagagcagTGAGGAGAGAAAgaacacagaaagacagagcagTGAGGAGAGAAAgaacacagaaagacagagcagTGAGGTGAGAaaggacacagaaagacagagtaGTGAGGAGAGAAAgaacacagaaagacagagcagTGAGGTGAGAaaggacacagaaagacagagcagTGAGGAGAGAAAgaacacagaaagacagaacaGCGAGAGAAAgaacacagaaagacagagcagCGAGGAGAGAAAgaacacagaaagacagagcagTGAGGTGAGAaaggacacagaaagacagagcagTGAGGTGAGAaaggacacagaaagacagagcagtgaggagagaaaggacacagaaagacagagcagTGAGGAGAGAAAGAtcacagaaagacagagcagtgaggagagaaaggacacagaaagacagagcagtgagaaaggacacagaaagacagagtaGTGAGGAGAGAaaggacacagaaagacagagtaGTGAGGAGAGAAAGAACACATAAAGACAGAGCAGTGAGAaaggacacagaaagacagagtaGTGAGGAGAGAAAGAACACATAAAGACAGAGCAGTGAGGAGAGAaaggacacagaaagacagagcaaTGAGGAGAGAaaggacacagaaagacagagcagTGAGGGGAGAAAgaacacagaaagacagagcagTGAGGGGAGAAAgaacacagaaagacagagtaGTGAGGAGAGAaaggacacagaaagacagagcagtgagaaaggacacagaaagacagagcagtgagaaaggacacagaaagacagagtaGTGAGGAGAGAAAGAtcacagaaagacagagcagtgagaaaggacacagaaagacagagcagTGAGGAGAGAAAGAACACAAAGACAGAACAGTGAGAaaggacacagaaagacagagtaGTGAGGAGGGAaaggacacagaaagacagagcagtgagaaaggacacagaaagacagagcagCGAGGAGAGAAAGAACACATAAAGACAGAGCAGTGAGGAGAGAaaggacacagaaagacagagcagTGAGGAGAGAAAGGACACTGAAAGACAGAGCAGTGAGGAAAGGGACAGAAAGAAAGAGCAGTGAGGAGAGAAAGAACACAAAGACAGAACAGTGAGAAAagacacagaaagacagagtaGTGAGGAGGGAaaggacacagaaagacagaacaGCGAGGAGAGAAAGAACACAGAAAGGCAGAGCAGCGAGGAGAGAAAgaacacagaaagacagagcagTGAGGAGAGAAAgaacacagaaagacagagcagtgaggaggaacacagaaagacagagcagTGAGGAGGGAAAgaacacagaaagacagagtaGTGAGGAGGGAAAgaacacagaaagacagagcagtgagaaaggacacagaaagacagagcagTGAGGAGAGAAAgaacacagaaagacagagcagCGAGGAGAGAAAGAGAACAGGAAGACAGAGCAGTGAGGAGAGAAAgaacacagaaagacagagcagtgaggagagaaaggacacagaaagacagagcagTGAGGAGAGAAAgaacacagaaagacagagcagTGAGGAGAGAAAgaacacagaaagacagagcagTGAGGAGAGAAAgaacacagaaagacagagcagTGAGGAGAGAAAgaacacagaaagacagagtaGTGAGGAGGGAaaggacacagaaagacagagcagtgagaaaggacacagaaagacagagcagCGAGGAGAGAAAgaacacagaaagacagaacaGTGAGGAAAgggacagaaagacagagcagTGAGGAGAGAAAGAACACAAAGACAGAACAGTGAGAaaggacacagaaagacagagtaGTGAGGAGGGAaaggacacagaaagacagaacaGCGAGGAGAGAAAGAACACAGAAAGGCAGAGCAGCGAGGAGAGAAAgaacacagaaagacagagcagtgaggagagaaaggacacagaaagacagagtaGTGAGGAGAGAAAGGACACATAAAGACAGAGCAGTGAGGAGAGAaaggacacagaaagacagagcagTGAGGAGAGAAAGAtcacagaaagacagagcagtgaggagagaaaggacacagaaagacagTGCAGCGAGGAGAGAAAagacacagaaagacagagcagTGAGGAGAGAAAAGACACGGAAAGACAGAGCAGTGAGGAGAGAAAgaacacagaaagacagagcagTGAGGAGAGAAAAGAGACGGAAAGACAGAGCAGTGAGGGGAGAaaggacacagaaagacagagcagTGAGGAGAGAAAgaacacagaaagacagagcagTGAGGAGAGAAAgaacacagaaagacagagcagtgaggagagaaaggacacagaaagacagagcagTGAGAAGAGAaaggacacagaaagacagagcagTGAGGAGAGAAAgaacacagaaagacagagcagTGAGGAGAGAAAgaacacagaaagacagagcagTGAGGGGAGaaaggacacagacagacagagcaATGAGGAGGGAAAgaacacagaaagacagagcagTGAGGGGAGAAAgaacacagaaagacagagcagTGAGGAGAGAAAgaacacagaaagacagagtaGCGAGGGGAGAaaggacacagaaagacagaacaGTGATGAGAGAAAGGACATACAAAGACAGAGCAGTGAGGGGAGAAAgaacacagaaagacagagcagCGAGGAGAGAAAcgacacagaaagacagagcagTTAGGGGAGAaaggacacagaaagacagagcaaTAAGGAGAGAAAGGAAAGATGTAAGATATCAAGTGTTGTAATGAGGACAGAAGGTCTATCTTATATTTTGATCCTTGAATAGGAACAGAAGAAAATGACTTATTCTTTGGTTCTCAAAGTCCTTTGAACAGATGACAATAGAGAAACCACATCCGGCCCTGCAAGGTAGCCCCGCAATTACGATATGCATTGAGAAACACTAGGCATATTCTTTCCCTGATCCTGCACATAGCTGTCAGTAGCGCAATTTACCTTTATACATTCGTTTCTGTATAATTTATTGGATAGTCTTCCAATAGAGTAAACACGTGGAAGTTTTAATTCAAAAGCTACAACGTGTTCCGATAGcttatttttcttaattttatgCATTGCACACAACATGAGATTTAAAGGTCATATATTGCATccttataaaaataaaatgctttCAAAATCACACACATGTTGTGTACTTCATTAATTTGACTATTTTTGAATTATAACGAAAAATCCTCCATTTAAGCGTGATAATATTTGGTTAAAAGAGGTTAATCATACGGAATGTTTCATTGTACATGCCTTGTGGGCTTGCATGAACTCGGCGTAAGATCCACTTAGCTACGAAGTTCAACCAATAAACAAAATTGCCGGGAAAGCGTGCGTAGATTGTAGCAATACAGTTTTATTAATGCCATCGACAGAACTATACCAAGAGTTTGAAAAAATCAGAATAATTTTAAACAACATCCGTTACTCTAATTTGAAAAAACCCCAAATCAAACTGAGTCCAATGACAAAACAAACGGAGAAAGCTATAATGTAAAAATTTGCAATAATTTCCTCGAAGATccaaaaaagaaatataacaaaagaTTGCTGCCGAGAGCCATCCCATTGAGTTATGCTAGATTATAGTTATCATTTTTAACAAGGGGAGCTAACCGATGAACAAAAACGACGGTATTATAACGTCAACATAATCGCATATGGAAACTCACCTCATCCCTGCTGTCATTACCACACACCTTTAATTTCATTTCCATCAACCCGAATCTTTTTAAACTGTGTGTCCTTAGAAATAGTGGCATTAGGGTCATGCTGATGTATGAATATCAAACTCCGTTTAAATTGCAAACTTTAGAGATTGCCCCTATGAAAAAATTCCAGCAAAATAAGTCTTCAAAGTACGAATAGCTCTCCCGACGTCATCTTGGCCTTCATTATCCTCATCCAGGAAGTGAAGTTTAGACGCGTgtcagattttttaaaattctgaTTTCAAACGTCTAACTATGTTTCTAGAATTACCGATATGATGGATTCTACACTCCTTCAAATCGAATTACATAAGCATAAAATGTAACTTACGGTTTAACATTTTACAACGTCAATTTTATGACGCCGATTAGTGAAGCATAGTGAAGATCGAGTCATTGTGAACGCTGTACTTCAATTCAGTAGAATGATTTCCGGTATAGAGTAGTGTTAGCCAATAGGACGCTACTATCCACAGTAATAACGTCGATTTCAAAATAGAAAATCAACTGTGAGCACACCAAGGGGGCTACTATTTGACTACAAATAAACTACAATTATCGATTGGAGCATTCAGGAAGACCGAAAACGGGTAGGTCTTCACGTTTTATGGAATAGTGAAGTATTCAATATTGTTATACCGCAGATGAATCGTATTCCTGAGGAGGCATCTAGTAATTAAGTTTTAAATTCATGGACAAATTGGATGCAGGGACGTTTTGAAAATCATTGAGATGGAATATTTATAGAATAACACTCGACCTTGAAGAAAAAAATTTCAATCCGAGTTTGAGGTTCTATAAC from Pecten maximus chromosome 11, xPecMax1.1, whole genome shotgun sequence harbors:
- the LOC117338498 gene encoding axoneme-associated protein mst101(2)-like, with the protein product MDENKPEKGTKMETNQRWNLDENQPESSEERKNTERQCSEERKSTERQNSEERKNTERENSERKNTERQSSEERKNTERQISEERNDTERQSSEGRKDTERQSNEERKNTERQSSEGRKNTERQSSDERKDTERQSSEERKSTERQNSERKNTERQSSEEKNNTERQSSEERKNTERQSKRQSSEERKNTERQSSEERKNTERQSSEVRKDTERQSSEERKNTERQSSEVRKDTERQSSEERKNTERQNSERKNTERQSSEERKNTERQSSEVRKDTERQSSESSEERKDTERQSSEERKITERQSSEERKDTERQCSEERKDTERQSSEERKDTERQSSEERKNTERQSSEERKETERQSSEGRKDTERQSSEERKNTERQSSEERKNTERQSKRQSSEERKNTERQSSEERKNTERQSSEGRKDTDRQSNEEGKNTERQSSEGRKNTERQSSEERKNTERQSSEGRKDTERQNSDERKDIQRQSSEGRKNTERQSSEERNDTERQSS